The Burkholderia cepacia genome includes a region encoding these proteins:
- a CDS encoding MarC family protein: protein MEYTFLSATVLLVLITDPLGNIPLFISAMRDVPRERRVKLILREVGIAFVILLFFMLVGDRFLRMMSLTDLSLRLGGGIVLFLIALRMIFPHPDGALGNDPRAGGEPFIVPLAIPALAGPSALATVMLLTSQGPGKMLEWVGALTVTMIVCAVTLVLAERIQQWIGERTVAAFERLMGLVLVAISVEMMLGGIRAFVHQL, encoded by the coding sequence GTGGAATACACCTTCCTGTCGGCCACCGTGCTCCTGGTGCTGATCACCGATCCGCTCGGCAACATCCCGCTGTTCATCTCGGCCATGCGGGATGTGCCGCGCGAGCGGCGCGTGAAGCTGATCCTGCGTGAGGTGGGGATCGCGTTCGTGATCCTGCTGTTCTTCATGCTGGTCGGCGATCGCTTCCTGCGGATGATGAGCCTCACCGACCTGTCGCTGCGGCTCGGTGGCGGGATCGTGCTGTTCCTGATCGCGCTGCGGATGATCTTCCCGCATCCGGACGGCGCACTCGGCAACGATCCGCGCGCGGGCGGCGAGCCGTTCATCGTGCCGCTCGCGATTCCGGCGCTCGCCGGGCCGTCTGCGCTCGCGACGGTGATGCTGCTGACGTCGCAGGGGCCGGGCAAGATGCTCGAGTGGGTCGGCGCGCTGACGGTGACGATGATCGTCTGCGCGGTGACGCTGGTGCTGGCCGAGCGGATCCAGCAATGGATCGGCGAACGGACCGTCGCGGCGTTCGAGCGGTTGATGGGCCTCGTGCTCGTCGCGATTTCGGTCGAGATGATGCTGGGCGGCATTCGCGCATTCGTGCACCAGCTGTAG
- a CDS encoding hypoxanthine-guanine phosphoribosyltransferase: MNREEALHIFNHSEEIVSADAVNASISRMADAIRAEIGDAFPLVLSVMGGAAVFTGMLLPHLDFPLEFDYIHLTRYRNTTQGSPEMHWRVAPRESVKDRIVLVLDDILDEGETMAAIRDRILDMGAQRFMSAVLCEKTLAKAKPLHPDFCGFAVPDRYVFGCGMDAKGYWRNLPTIRALTTNV, from the coding sequence ATGAACCGCGAAGAAGCCCTCCACATTTTCAACCACTCCGAAGAGATCGTCTCGGCCGACGCCGTCAATGCGTCGATCTCCCGGATGGCCGACGCGATCCGCGCCGAGATCGGCGATGCGTTCCCGCTCGTTCTCTCGGTAATGGGCGGCGCCGCGGTGTTTACCGGGATGCTGCTGCCGCATCTCGATTTCCCGCTTGAATTCGACTACATCCACCTGACCCGCTACCGCAACACGACGCAGGGAAGCCCGGAAATGCACTGGCGCGTCGCGCCGCGCGAATCGGTGAAGGACCGGATCGTGCTCGTGCTCGACGACATCCTCGACGAAGGCGAGACGATGGCCGCGATCCGCGACCGCATCCTCGACATGGGCGCGCAGCGCTTCATGTCGGCCGTGCTGTGCGAGAAGACGCTCGCGAAGGCGAAGCCGCTGCACCCCGACTTCTGCGGCTTCGCGGTGCCGGATCGCTACGTGTTCGGCTGCGGGATGGATGCGAAGGGCTACTGGCGCAACCTGCCGACGATCCGCGCGCTGACCACGAACGTCTGA
- the ffh gene encoding signal recognition particle protein, with product MLDNLTQRMARVVKTLRGEARLTEANTQEMLREVRLALLEADVSLPVVREFIAKVKEKALGEEVISSLSPGQALVGVVQKELTAVIGGDYEGKAAELNLAVTPPAVILMAGLQGAGKTTTAGKLAKLLREKYKKKVLTVSCDVYRPAAIMQLKTVSEQVGADFFPSTPDQKPVDIAVAAVDWAKRHYHDVLIVDTAGRLGIDEAMMQEIAALHGTLKPAETLFVVDAMLGQDAVNTAKAFNDTLPLTGVVLTKLDGDSRGGAALSVRHVTGKPIKFVGVAEKLDGLEVFHPDRMANRILGMGDILALVEEAQRGVDVQAAQKLADKVKKGGDFDLNDFRAQISQMKNMGGLSSLMDKLPAQFQQAAAGADMGQAEKSIRRMEGIISSMTPAERAKPEIIKATRKRRIAAGAGVPVQEVNRMLNQYDQMRTMMKKLKGGNMQKMMRGLKGMMPGMR from the coding sequence ATGCTCGACAATCTCACTCAACGGATGGCGCGCGTCGTCAAGACGCTGCGCGGCGAGGCCCGGCTTACCGAGGCGAACACGCAGGAGATGCTCCGCGAGGTGCGTCTCGCGCTGCTGGAGGCCGACGTTTCGCTGCCGGTCGTCCGCGAATTCATCGCCAAGGTCAAGGAAAAGGCGCTCGGCGAAGAAGTGATCAGCAGCCTGTCGCCGGGTCAGGCGCTCGTCGGCGTGGTCCAGAAGGAACTGACCGCCGTGATCGGCGGCGACTACGAAGGCAAGGCCGCCGAACTGAACCTCGCGGTCACGCCGCCCGCGGTGATCCTGATGGCCGGCCTGCAGGGCGCGGGCAAGACCACGACCGCCGGCAAGCTCGCGAAGCTGCTGCGCGAGAAGTACAAGAAGAAGGTGCTGACCGTGTCGTGCGACGTGTATCGCCCGGCCGCGATCATGCAGCTGAAAACGGTGAGCGAACAGGTCGGCGCCGACTTCTTCCCGTCCACGCCGGACCAGAAGCCCGTCGACATCGCGGTCGCGGCCGTCGACTGGGCGAAGCGCCACTACCATGACGTGCTGATCGTCGATACGGCCGGCCGCCTCGGTATCGACGAGGCGATGATGCAGGAAATCGCCGCGCTGCACGGCACGCTGAAGCCGGCCGAAACGCTGTTCGTCGTCGACGCGATGCTCGGCCAGGACGCGGTCAACACCGCGAAGGCGTTCAACGACACGCTGCCGCTCACCGGCGTGGTGCTGACCAAGCTCGACGGCGATTCGCGCGGCGGCGCCGCGCTGTCGGTGCGTCACGTCACGGGCAAGCCGATCAAGTTCGTCGGCGTGGCCGAGAAGCTCGACGGCCTCGAGGTGTTCCACCCCGACCGGATGGCTAACCGGATCCTCGGCATGGGCGACATCCTCGCGCTCGTCGAGGAGGCGCAGCGCGGCGTCGACGTGCAGGCCGCGCAGAAGCTCGCCGACAAGGTCAAGAAAGGCGGCGACTTCGACCTGAACGATTTCCGCGCGCAGATCTCGCAGATGAAGAACATGGGCGGCCTGTCGTCGCTGATGGACAAGCTCCCCGCCCAGTTCCAGCAGGCGGCGGCCGGCGCCGACATGGGCCAGGCCGAGAAATCGATCCGCCGGATGGAAGGCATCATCAGCTCGATGACGCCCGCCGAGCGCGCGAAACCCGAGATCATCAAGGCGACGCGCAAGCGCCGCATTGCAGCCGGCGCGGGCGTGCCGGTGCAGGAAGTCAACCGGATGCTGAACCAGTACGACCAGATGCGTACGATGATGAAGAAGCTGAAGGGCGGCAACATGCAGAAGATGATGCGCGGCCTGAAGGGCATGATGCCCGGCATGCGCTGA
- a CDS encoding cytochrome C assembly family protein — MDIVLYALTAFLYGGLAVAGWRTHRQGATPLVASVPAVPVPASAASGMSGAGRALLFAALVAHGVLLHTTIFPHDAMVFGFAFALSAMFWLGAGIYWIESFFFPLDSLRLLVLPLACGASLLPLVFGGVRVLPYAAAPLFKLHFLIANIAYGLFAIAALHAILMLMVERRLQSLRSGGRDGSTGWIASWLETLPPLLTLEKLLFRLIGAGFVLLTLTLASGILFSEQVDARALRLDHKTVFAILSWLMFGGLLVARKTSGWRGRGAARWVLVSFAALLLAYVGSRFVFEVLLHRSVV; from the coding sequence ATGGATATTGTACTGTATGCCCTCACCGCATTCCTGTACGGCGGCCTTGCCGTCGCAGGCTGGCGCACGCACCGTCAGGGCGCGACGCCGCTCGTCGCGAGCGTGCCGGCCGTGCCGGTTCCCGCGTCCGCCGCGTCCGGGATGAGCGGGGCCGGCCGCGCGCTGCTGTTCGCCGCGCTCGTCGCGCACGGCGTGCTGCTCCATACGACCATCTTCCCGCACGACGCGATGGTGTTCGGCTTCGCGTTCGCGCTGTCCGCGATGTTCTGGCTCGGCGCCGGCATCTACTGGATCGAGAGCTTCTTCTTCCCGCTCGACAGCCTGCGGCTGCTCGTGCTGCCGCTCGCGTGCGGTGCGTCGCTGCTGCCGCTCGTGTTCGGCGGCGTGCGGGTGCTGCCTTATGCCGCAGCGCCGCTGTTCAAGCTGCACTTCCTGATCGCGAACATCGCGTACGGGCTGTTCGCGATCGCCGCGCTGCACGCGATCCTGATGCTGATGGTCGAGCGGCGCCTGCAGTCGCTGAGGAGCGGCGGACGCGACGGCTCGACGGGCTGGATCGCGAGCTGGCTCGAGACGCTGCCGCCGCTGCTCACGCTCGAGAAGCTGCTGTTCCGCCTGATCGGCGCCGGCTTCGTGCTGCTCACGCTGACGCTCGCGTCGGGCATCCTGTTCAGCGAGCAGGTCGATGCACGCGCGCTGCGGCTCGACCACAAGACCGTATTCGCGATCCTGTCGTGGCTGATGTTCGGCGGCCTGCTGGTCGCCCGCAAGACGTCGGGCTGGCGTGGCCGCGGTGCCGCGCGCTGGGTGCTCGTGTCGTTCGCCGCGCTGCTGCTCGCGTATGTCGGCAGCCGGTTCGTTTTCGAGGTGTTGCTGCACCGTTCCGTGGTTTGA
- a CDS encoding PP0621 family protein — MRQILLLILLFFAGSWLARKLRQAQAQARTGQGAGREAGPGAGAQGYRGAARAGGAQPLPEPMVRCAECGVHAPKGDAVVAGGEYFCSTEHAQRHGARTNDRGAR, encoded by the coding sequence ATGCGACAGATTCTTCTCCTGATTCTTCTCTTCTTCGCGGGTTCGTGGCTCGCGCGCAAGCTGCGCCAGGCGCAGGCGCAGGCGCGAACCGGGCAGGGCGCCGGTCGCGAAGCGGGGCCCGGCGCCGGTGCGCAAGGCTACCGCGGCGCCGCGCGCGCGGGCGGCGCGCAGCCGCTTCCCGAGCCGATGGTGCGCTGTGCCGAATGCGGCGTGCACGCGCCGAAGGGCGATGCCGTCGTCGCGGGCGGCGAATACTTCTGCAGCACCGAGCACGCACAGCGCCACGGCGCGCGCACGAACGACCGCGGCGCGCGATGA
- the ampD gene encoding 1,6-anhydro-N-acetylmuramyl-L-alanine amidase AmpD: MSGARFLSIDANGWVREARHAPSPNFEVRPAGAVPTLVVVHNISLPPGEFGGDAIEALFLNRLDCDAHPYYQSHLRGVRVSAHFLIRRSGELVQFVSCDERAWHAGSSEFFGRPRCNDFSIGIELEGADDVPFDDAQYATLGTLARGLAARYPVDAFAGHSDVAPGRKTDPGPHFDWQRFASDAGFSAEYFPFRQH; encoded by the coding sequence ATGAGCGGCGCGCGGTTCCTGTCGATCGACGCGAACGGCTGGGTGCGCGAAGCGCGCCACGCGCCGTCGCCGAATTTCGAGGTGCGTCCCGCGGGCGCGGTGCCGACGCTCGTCGTCGTCCACAACATCAGCCTGCCGCCCGGCGAGTTCGGCGGCGACGCGATCGAGGCGCTGTTCCTGAACCGCCTCGACTGCGATGCGCACCCCTATTACCAGAGCCACCTGCGCGGCGTGCGCGTGTCCGCGCACTTCCTGATCCGCCGCAGCGGCGAACTCGTGCAGTTCGTGTCGTGCGACGAGCGCGCGTGGCACGCGGGCTCGTCCGAGTTCTTCGGCCGGCCGCGCTGCAACGACTTCTCGATCGGCATCGAGCTCGAGGGCGCGGACGACGTGCCGTTCGACGACGCGCAGTACGCGACGCTCGGCACGCTCGCGCGCGGGCTCGCAGCCCGCTATCCAGTCGACGCGTTCGCCGGTCATTCCGATGTCGCGCCGGGCCGCAAGACCGACCCGGGTCCGCATTTCGATTGGCAACGCTTCGCGAGCGATGCCGGGTTTTCCGCCGAATACTTTCCTTTCCGTCAGCACTGA
- a CDS encoding ribonucleoside-diphosphate reductase subunit alpha, with product MQTTDNATSQYESASSRPLGGTEQGAKALAPQATFADYKVIRRNGSVVSFEPSKIAIAVTKAFLAVNGGQGAASARVREQVEQLTHNVVRALVRSRPNGGTFHIEDIQDQVELALMRGGEHNVARAYVLYREKRHLERQHAGEEAAAAGGESSTGINVVDNGVTRPLDLNALRALIVSACDGLGAAVNPDPIVAETVKNLYDGVPMSQVYDSAILAARTMIEKDPAYSQVTARILLHTIRREILGEEVVQAEMPARYAEYFPQFLKRGVDAGLLDDKLLQFDLKRLGEALDANRDLQFGYLGLQTLYDRYFLHVDGTRIEMPQAFFMRVAMGLSLNEIDRETRAIEFYNVLSSFDFMSSTPTLFNSGTHRSQLSSCYLTTVADDLDGIYEALKENALLSKFAGGLGNDWTRVRALGSHIKGTNGKSQGVVPFLKVVNDTAVAVNQGGKRKGAVCAYLESWHLDIEEFLELRKNTGDDRRRTHDMNTANWIPDLFMKRVMEGADWTLFSPSTCPDLHDKFGADFEKAYTAYEEKVARGEIKLFKKIPAQQLWRKMLGMLFETGHPWITFKDPCNVRSPQQHVGVVHSSNLCTEITLNTSDTEIAVCNLGSVNLVAHLVKQADGSYALDHEKLKRTISVAMRMLDNVIDINYYAVPKARNSNLKHRPVGMGIMGFQDCLHLLRTPYASEAAVEFADRSMEAVCYYAYYASTELAEERGRYSSYRGSLWDRGILPQDTLKLLTEARGGYVEVDTSASLDWTSLRSRIAAHGMRNSNCVAIAPTATISNIIGVSACIEPTFQNLYVKSNLSGEFTVVNEYLVRDLKERGLWDEVMVADLKYFDGMLSRIDRIPADLRAIYATAFEVDPTWLVEAASRRQKWIDQAQSLNIYMGGASGKKLDEVYKLAWLRGLKTTYYLRTMAATHVEKSTVAHGALNAVPTSGSSSGGAQGAAGGFGAAGGDASSGAVNAAPALAPVEADGPVCTMRPGDPGFDECEACQ from the coding sequence ATGCAAACCACCGACAACGCGACGTCCCAGTACGAGAGCGCCTCGAGCCGTCCGCTCGGCGGGACCGAACAGGGCGCGAAGGCGCTCGCGCCGCAGGCCACGTTCGCCGACTACAAGGTGATCCGCCGCAACGGCAGCGTCGTATCGTTCGAACCTTCGAAGATCGCGATCGCGGTGACCAAGGCTTTCCTGGCCGTCAACGGCGGGCAGGGCGCGGCATCGGCGCGCGTGCGCGAGCAGGTCGAACAGCTGACGCACAACGTCGTGCGCGCGCTCGTGCGCAGCCGCCCGAACGGCGGTACGTTCCATATCGAAGACATCCAGGACCAGGTCGAACTCGCGCTGATGCGCGGCGGCGAGCACAACGTCGCGCGTGCGTACGTGCTGTATCGCGAGAAGCGTCACCTCGAGCGCCAGCATGCGGGCGAGGAAGCCGCGGCAGCGGGCGGCGAGTCGAGCACCGGCATCAACGTCGTCGACAACGGCGTCACGCGCCCGCTCGACCTGAACGCACTGCGTGCACTGATCGTGTCGGCATGCGACGGTCTCGGCGCTGCGGTTAACCCTGACCCGATCGTCGCGGAAACGGTGAAGAACCTGTACGACGGCGTGCCGATGAGCCAGGTCTACGACTCGGCGATCCTCGCGGCGCGCACGATGATCGAGAAGGATCCGGCATACAGCCAGGTCACGGCCCGCATCCTGCTGCACACGATCCGTCGCGAGATCCTCGGCGAGGAAGTCGTCCAGGCCGAGATGCCGGCCCGTTACGCGGAATACTTCCCGCAGTTCCTGAAGCGCGGCGTCGACGCCGGCCTGCTCGACGACAAGCTGCTGCAGTTCGACCTGAAGCGCCTCGGCGAAGCGCTCGACGCGAACCGCGACCTGCAGTTCGGCTACCTCGGCCTGCAGACGCTGTACGACCGCTACTTCCTGCACGTCGACGGCACCCGCATCGAAATGCCGCAGGCATTCTTCATGCGCGTCGCGATGGGCCTGTCGCTGAACGAGATCGACCGCGAGACGCGCGCGATCGAGTTCTACAACGTGCTGTCCAGCTTCGACTTCATGAGCTCGACGCCGACGCTGTTCAACTCGGGCACGCACCGCTCGCAGCTGTCGTCGTGCTACCTGACGACGGTCGCGGACGATCTCGACGGCATCTATGAGGCGCTGAAGGAAAACGCGCTGCTGTCGAAGTTCGCCGGCGGCCTCGGCAACGACTGGACGCGCGTGCGTGCACTCGGCTCGCATATCAAGGGAACGAACGGCAAGTCGCAAGGCGTGGTCCCGTTCCTGAAGGTCGTCAACGACACGGCCGTCGCGGTCAACCAGGGCGGCAAGCGCAAGGGCGCGGTCTGCGCGTACCTCGAATCGTGGCACCTCGACATCGAGGAATTCCTCGAGCTGCGCAAGAACACCGGCGACGACCGCCGCCGTACGCACGACATGAACACGGCGAACTGGATTCCCGACCTGTTCATGAAGCGCGTGATGGAAGGCGCCGACTGGACGCTGTTCTCGCCGTCGACCTGCCCGGACCTGCACGACAAGTTCGGCGCCGATTTCGAGAAGGCTTACACGGCTTACGAAGAGAAGGTCGCGCGCGGCGAGATCAAGCTGTTCAAGAAGATCCCGGCGCAGCAACTCTGGCGCAAGATGCTCGGCATGCTGTTCGAGACGGGCCACCCGTGGATCACGTTCAAGGATCCGTGCAACGTGCGCTCGCCGCAGCAGCACGTCGGCGTCGTCCACTCGTCGAACCTGTGCACGGAAATCACGCTGAACACGAGCGACACCGAAATCGCGGTGTGCAACCTCGGCTCGGTGAACCTCGTCGCCCACCTGGTGAAGCAGGCCGACGGCAGCTACGCGCTCGACCACGAGAAGCTGAAGCGCACGATCAGCGTCGCGATGCGCATGCTCGACAACGTGATCGACATCAACTACTACGCGGTGCCGAAGGCGCGTAACTCGAACCTGAAGCACCGTCCGGTCGGCATGGGCATCATGGGCTTCCAGGACTGCCTGCACCTGCTGCGCACGCCGTACGCGTCGGAAGCGGCGGTCGAGTTCGCCGATCGTTCGATGGAAGCGGTCTGCTACTACGCGTACTACGCGTCGACCGAGCTGGCCGAGGAACGCGGCCGCTACTCGAGCTACCGCGGCTCGCTGTGGGATCGCGGCATCCTCCCGCAGGACACGCTGAAGCTGCTGACGGAAGCGCGCGGCGGTTACGTCGAGGTCGACACGTCGGCGTCGCTCGACTGGACGTCGCTGCGTTCGCGGATCGCCGCACACGGCATGCGCAACTCGAATTGCGTCGCGATCGCGCCGACGGCGACGATCTCGAACATCATCGGCGTGTCGGCCTGTATCGAGCCGACCTTCCAGAACCTGTACGTGAAGTCGAACCTGTCGGGCGAATTCACGGTGGTCAACGAGTACCTCGTCCGCGACCTGAAGGAACGCGGCCTGTGGGACGAAGTGATGGTCGCCGACCTGAAGTACTTCGACGGCATGCTGTCGCGCATCGACCGCATCCCGGCCGACCTGCGCGCGATCTACGCGACCGCGTTCGAAGTCGACCCGACGTGGCTGGTCGAAGCGGCATCGCGTCGCCAGAAGTGGATCGACCAGGCGCAGTCGCTGAACATCTACATGGGCGGCGCGTCGGGCAAGAAGCTCGACGAGGTCTACAAGCTCGCATGGCTGCGCGGCCTGAAGACGACCTACTACCTCCGCACGATGGCGGCGACGCACGTCGAGAAGTCGACGGTCGCGCACGGCGCGCTGAATGCAGTGCCGACGAGCGGCTCGAGCAGCGGCGGCGCGCAAGGCGCAGCGGGCGGCTTCGGTGCGGCGGGCGGCGATGCGTCGTCGGGCGCGGTCAACGCAGCACCGGCACTCGCGCCGGTCGAGGCGGATGGCCCGGTGTGCACGATGCGTCCGGGCGATCCTGGCTTCGACGAGTGCGAAGCGTGCCAGTAA
- a CDS encoding ribonucleotide-diphosphate reductase subunit beta, translating to MLNWDDEKTAVTPASGAQQNAMRTSAGMAVGMQAATPAAHQVRDIFEGDLAVPPQASAVPAGGSEARVNVADKRIINGQTDVNQLVPFKYKWAWEKYLAGCANHWMPQEINMSRDIALWKDPNGLTEDERRIVKRNLGFFVTADSLAANNIVLGTYRHITAPECRQFLLRQAFEEAIHTHAYQYIVESLGLDEGEIFNAYHEVTSIRAKDEFLIPFIHTLTDPAFKTGTLEADQKLLKSLIVFACIMEGLFFYVGFTQILALGRQNKMTGAAEQYQYILRDESMHCNFGIDLINQIKLENPHLWTAEFRAEIRELFKQAVELEYRYAEDTMPRGVLGLNASMFKSYLRFISNRRCQQIGLDPLFPNEENPFPWMSEMIDLKKERNFFETRVIEYQTGGALSWE from the coding sequence ATGCTCAACTGGGATGACGAGAAGACTGCCGTAACCCCCGCGAGCGGAGCGCAGCAAAACGCGATGCGCACCTCCGCCGGGATGGCTGTCGGAATGCAGGCTGCAACGCCTGCCGCCCATCAGGTCCGTGACATTTTCGAAGGCGATCTTGCGGTGCCGCCGCAAGCATCGGCTGTTCCCGCCGGCGGTTCGGAAGCGCGGGTCAATGTCGCCGACAAGCGCATCATCAACGGCCAGACTGACGTGAATCAGCTGGTGCCGTTCAAGTACAAGTGGGCGTGGGAAAAGTATCTGGCCGGTTGCGCGAACCACTGGATGCCGCAGGAAATCAACATGTCCCGCGACATCGCACTGTGGAAGGACCCGAACGGTCTGACCGAGGACGAGCGCCGCATCGTGAAGCGCAACCTCGGCTTCTTCGTGACGGCCGATTCGCTCGCGGCGAACAACATCGTGCTCGGCACGTACCGCCACATCACGGCGCCCGAGTGCCGGCAGTTCCTGCTGCGCCAGGCGTTCGAGGAAGCGATCCACACGCACGCGTACCAATACATTGTCGAATCGCTCGGTCTCGACGAAGGCGAGATCTTCAACGCGTACCACGAGGTCACGTCGATCCGCGCGAAGGACGAATTCCTGATCCCGTTCATCCACACGCTGACGGATCCGGCCTTCAAGACCGGCACGCTCGAAGCGGACCAGAAGCTGCTGAAGTCGCTGATCGTGTTCGCCTGCATCATGGAAGGCCTGTTCTTCTATGTCGGGTTCACGCAGATCCTCGCGCTCGGCCGCCAGAACAAGATGACGGGTGCTGCAGAGCAATATCAGTACATCCTGCGCGACGAGTCGATGCACTGCAATTTCGGTATCGACCTGATCAACCAGATCAAGCTCGAGAACCCGCATCTCTGGACCGCGGAATTCCGCGCCGAGATCCGCGAGCTGTTCAAGCAGGCTGTCGAACTCGAATACCGCTACGCCGAAGACACGATGCCGCGCGGCGTGCTGGGTTTGAACGCGTCGATGTTCAAGAGCTATCTGCGCTTCATCAGCAACCGCCGTTGCCAGCAGATCGGCCTCGATCCGCTGTTCCCGAACGAGGAAAACCCGTTCCCGTGGATGAGCGAGATGATCGACCTGAAGAAGGAACGCAACTTCTTCGAGACGCGTGTGATCGAGTATCAGACGGGCGGCGCGCTGTCCTGGGAATGA
- a CDS encoding histone H1-like DNA-binding protein: protein MATAKKKPAAKKAAAKKAAAPAKKAAAVKKVAAKKVAVKKVAAKKAAPAKKAAAKKAAAKKAAPAKKAAAKKVAAKKVAVKKVAAKKVAAKKVAVKKVAAKKAAPAKKAAAKKVAAKKVAAKKAAPAKKAAAKKAAPAKKAAAKKAAPAKKAAAKTAAPAKKAAAPAKKAAAPKKAVVKKAAPATTASTASVAPASGVKTALNPAAAWPFPTGSRP from the coding sequence ATGGCTACCGCCAAGAAGAAACCGGCTGCTAAGAAGGCTGCTGCGAAGAAGGCTGCTGCTCCGGCGAAGAAGGCTGCTGCAGTGAAGAAGGTTGCTGCGAAGAAGGTCGCGGTGAAGAAGGTTGCTGCGAAGAAGGCAGCACCGGCGAAGAAGGCCGCAGCGAAGAAGGCTGCTGCGAAGAAGGCCGCACCGGCGAAGAAGGCTGCTGCGAAGAAGGTTGCTGCGAAGAAGGTCGCGGTGAAGAAGGTTGCTGCAAAGAAAGTCGCTGCGAAGAAGGTCGCGGTGAAGAAGGTTGCTGCGAAGAAGGCAGCACCGGCGAAGAAGGCCGCAGCGAAGAAGGTTGCAGCCAAGAAGGTCGCTGCGAAGAAGGCAGCACCGGCGAAGAAGGCTGCTGCGAAGAAGGCCGCACCGGCGAAGAAGGCTGCTGCGAAGAAGGCCGCGCCTGCGAAGAAGGCTGCTGCGAAGACGGCAGCGCCCGCCAAGAAGGCTGCTGCACCGGCCAAGAAGGCTGCAGCTCCGAAGAAGGCCGTCGTGAAGAAGGCTGCGCCGGCAACGACCGCGTCGACCGCATCGGTTGCGCCGGCATCGGGCGTGAAGACCGCGCTCAACCCGGCAGCGGCATGGCCGTTCCCGACCGGCAGCCGTCCGTAA
- a CDS encoding glycine zipper 2TM domain-containing protein: MLTKKTLTLAAMLTASLTLTGCFTAPGSADVYSVGQAQREQTVRMGTVESVRAVRIQSDGGGSAIGTLGGGALGAVAGSAIGGGKGSILTAIAGGLVGAVAGNAVGENLSTANGVEITVRLDNGDLRSITQAASGEAFRAGERVRLLSSGGVTRVTH, encoded by the coding sequence ATGTTGACGAAAAAGACCCTCACGCTCGCGGCCATGCTGACGGCCTCGCTGACGCTCACCGGTTGCTTCACCGCGCCGGGCTCGGCGGATGTCTATAGCGTCGGCCAGGCGCAGCGCGAACAGACGGTCCGCATGGGCACGGTCGAAAGCGTCCGTGCAGTGCGCATCCAGTCCGACGGCGGCGGTAGTGCGATCGGCACGCTCGGCGGCGGCGCACTCGGTGCGGTGGCAGGCAGCGCGATCGGCGGCGGCAAGGGATCGATCCTGACCGCGATCGCAGGCGGTCTCGTCGGCGCGGTCGCGGGCAACGCGGTCGGCGAAAACCTCAGCACGGCGAACGGTGTCGAAATCACCGTGCGCCTCGACAACGGCGATCTGCGCTCGATCACGCAGGCAGCAAGCGGCGAAGCGTTCCGCGCCGGCGAGCGGGTACGACTGCTGTCGAGCGGCGGCGTCACGCGCGTCACGCACTAA
- a CDS encoding carbohydrate kinase family protein: MATLICGSIAYDSIMTFEGRFREHILPDQVHLINLSFLVPTMRREFGGCAGNIAYALHLLGGDARMMGTVGALDAQPYLDRLDQLGLRRDHVRVLPDTYTAQAMITTDLDNNQIAAFHPGAMMQSHLNHAGDAPDIKLAIVGPDGFDGMVQHVEELAKAGVPFVFDPGQGLPLFDGATLRRSIELATYVAVNDYEAKLVSDKTGWSEDEIASRVDALVITRGEHGATIRHKQGAEQIPVVPAEHIADPTGCGDAFRGGLLYGIEHGLDWATTGRLASLMGSIKIAHQGPQTYVLTRAEIDARFETAFGYSLK, encoded by the coding sequence TTGGCTACGTTGATTTGCGGCTCGATCGCCTACGACTCCATCATGACCTTCGAAGGGCGGTTCCGCGAGCACATCCTCCCCGACCAGGTGCACCTCATCAACCTGAGCTTCCTGGTGCCGACGATGCGCCGCGAATTCGGCGGCTGCGCGGGCAACATCGCGTACGCGCTGCACCTGCTCGGCGGCGATGCACGCATGATGGGAACGGTGGGCGCGCTCGACGCGCAGCCGTATCTCGACCGGCTCGACCAGCTCGGCCTGCGCCGCGACCACGTTCGCGTGCTGCCCGACACCTATACGGCGCAGGCGATGATCACGACCGATCTCGACAACAACCAGATCGCGGCGTTCCACCCGGGCGCGATGATGCAATCGCACCTGAACCACGCGGGCGACGCGCCGGACATCAAGCTCGCGATCGTCGGCCCTGACGGCTTCGACGGGATGGTGCAGCACGTGGAAGAGCTCGCGAAGGCCGGTGTGCCGTTCGTGTTCGATCCGGGCCAGGGCCTGCCGCTGTTCGACGGTGCGACGCTGCGCCGCAGCATTGAACTTGCGACCTATGTAGCGGTCAACGACTACGAGGCCAAGCTGGTGAGCGACAAGACGGGATGGTCCGAAGATGAAATCGCCAGCCGGGTCGACGCCCTCGTCATTACGCGTGGCGAGCACGGCGCGACCATCCGCCACAAACAGGGTGCGGAGCAGATTCCGGTCGTACCGGCCGAGCACATCGCCGATCCGACCGGCTGCGGCGATGCCTTCCGGGGCGGCCTGCTGTACGGCATCGAGCATGGCCTCGACTGGGCAACCACGGGCCGCCTCGCGAGCCTGATGGGCTCGATCAAGATCGCCCACCAGGGGCCCCAGACTTACGTACTGACGCGCGCCGAGATCGACGCGCGCTTCGAGACTGCATTCGGTTACAGTCTCAAATGA